The genomic DNA CGCCGGCGCTGTGATGCTTTTCAAGGACACGGCCCCGCCGGTCGTGACCATCAGCCCGGACGGGCCTGAGCTTGGTAAGGCCACGCAGGTGACGGTGGCTGCCGAAGACTCCGGCAGCGGCCTGAAGTCCCTTGACGTGGCAATCATCCAGAAAGGCAAGCGGACCGTGATCGCGACCCAAACCTTCCCTGACGGGACCATGCAGGCCGGGGAAACCATCGACCCCGCCAAGGGCGAGATCGCCGAGGGCGAATTCACGGTCGAGATCACCGCGCGCGACGCCTCCATCTACCCCTTTGGCGCGGCAGGCGTGACCACCGTCCAGAAGAACTACGTCCTCGACGCCACCCCCCCGCGCATCTCGGTCCAGTCACACACCATCAACCTCAACCAGGGCGGCAGCGGGCTGATGGTCTACACCCTGTCCGAACCGGTTGCGCAGACCGGCATCCGGGTTGGCGAGCGGTTCTTCCCTGGCTACCTGCAACCTGCGGGCGACAACACTTATTACTGCATGTTCGCCATGCCCTGGGACACCCCGCCCGCCAGCTTCAAACCGCTCATCGAAGCCACCGACAAGGCGGGCAACAGTGCCACGCGCGCCTTCAGCTACCACGCCAACGCGCGCCAGTTCCGCAAGGACCGCATCAATCTGTCCGACTCGTTCTTCGAGACCACCATTCCCGAATTCCAGGGACTGGTGCCGAACACGGGCTCGCTTCTGGACCAGTACCTCTACATCAACCGTGAAGTCCGCAAGCAGAACCGGGACAAGCTGATAGAACTCGGCAGGCAGACCTCGGCGGTCATGCTCTGGAGCGGCGTCTTCGCCCGGCTGCCCAACGCGGCCAACAGGGCGCGCTTCGCCGACTCGCGCGACTACTACTACCAGGGCAAGATCGTCGATCAGCAGACCCACCTGGGCCTTGATCTGGCCAGCCTCAAGCACGCCCCAGTCCCGGCGGGCAATACCGGCACCATCGTCTTTGCCGACTTCCTCGGTATCTACGGCAACGTGGTCGTCATCGACCACGGCCTTGGTCTGCAATCCGTCTACGCCCACCTCAGTTCCATGGAGGTCACCGCGGGCCAGTCCGTGTCCAGGGGCGACATCGTCGGACACACCGGCATCACCGGGCTCGCGGGAGGCGACCACCTCCACTACGAGATCAACGTGTCGGGCACCCCGGTCCAGCCCATCGAATGGTGGGATCCGAGCTGGATACAAAACAACATCGCCTCCAAGCTGCAATAGCCGCAAGAGACATCAAAAAAACCCCTCCCGCGAGGGGTTTTTTTCATATCCCCCTTCCCCCGCTCCCTGTTCAGGACTGATTCTTGCTGCGTTTTCCGGCAGGCAATCTTTTCCCACCCCAGGAGCGAGCATGAGCATGACCATAGATTCGACCAGCCTGTTCCCATCCGGCACGACGACCGTGCACAA from Pseudodesulfovibrio aespoeensis Aspo-2 includes the following:
- a CDS encoding M23 family metallopeptidase; protein product: MKKEGSRGFPLALTAVIVILALIAGAVMLFKDTAPPVVTISPDGPELGKATQVTVAAEDSGSGLKSLDVAIIQKGKRTVIATQTFPDGTMQAGETIDPAKGEIAEGEFTVEITARDASIYPFGAAGVTTVQKNYVLDATPPRISVQSHTINLNQGGSGLMVYTLSEPVAQTGIRVGERFFPGYLQPAGDNTYYCMFAMPWDTPPASFKPLIEATDKAGNSATRAFSYHANARQFRKDRINLSDSFFETTIPEFQGLVPNTGSLLDQYLYINREVRKQNRDKLIELGRQTSAVMLWSGVFARLPNAANRARFADSRDYYYQGKIVDQQTHLGLDLASLKHAPVPAGNTGTIVFADFLGIYGNVVVIDHGLGLQSVYAHLSSMEVTAGQSVSRGDIVGHTGITGLAGGDHLHYEINVSGTPVQPIEWWDPSWIQNNIASKLQ